Within Cetobacterium somerae ATCC BAA-474, the genomic segment GAAATAGCTAGTCCTTCAAATAGCTTTTTATTATTATCTTTGTCCTCTATATTAAAAAAATAGTTCAGCATTGACATATTTAAAGTTTTTCCAAATCTTCTTGGTCTTGATAATAGTGTCACTTCTGATCTTTTATTTAATAGTTCGTCTATCAACATTGATTTATCTACAAAATAATAGTTTTTCTCTATTATTTTTTTAAGTTGAGTATTTAATCCTAAATAAGCATTTCCTAAAGATTGCTCCATATTTTCATATGAAACTTCACATTTTTTCTTAAATTAAAAATATTTTTTCTTTCCAATAATTAATAAAAAAAGCTTTCATTATTATGGATATAACCTCAAAATTTATAGATTTCTCTTCATTTCAAAGGAAAAATAAAGTAAAATATAAATGAACATTATAAAA encodes:
- a CDS encoding AAA family ATPase, which codes for MEQSLGNAYLGLNTQLKKIIEKNYYFVDKSMLIDELLNKRSEVTLLSRPRRFGKTLNMSMLNYFFNIEDKDNNKKLFEGLAISNTDKMKYMGEYPVIYISLKEIKILIILV